CTGGATGTGTTTTGGAGCCAATGCCAATGCGGACACGGACGAACCCGTTTCCAAACCGGCTGAGAATATCTGCCACGCCATTATGGCCTCCGGCGCTGCCCTGCATCGATAGTTTGATACGAGCCAAGTCGAGCGTGATGTCGTCGTAAACAACGGCAATTTGCTCAGGGAGCCATTTAAAATAGCGCGCCAGGTGCCCGATCGATTTGCCGCTGCGGTTCATAAACGTCAGCGGCTTGATCAGGGTGATCTTCTGGCCATCCATGGACACCTTAGACACGAGAGCCTCGGCTTTTTTGTTCTCCTTGAAGCTGCCATTGTGGCGTGCTGCGAAGAGATCAATCAGCTCGAAGCCTATGTTGTGGCGGGTTTGTACGTATTCTGGTCCCGGATTTCCAAGGCCAGCGATCGCACGAACCGGATGCATGATGCAAAGAACAAGAAAAGCGGTCAGGGGTTCAAGCTCACCGCTGAATTAAAGAGAAAGGGTTAGCTGGCAGAAGTGACGGCCAGAATCACAGAGGCGGGATCACCCGGATATTTTACGCCTTCGAGAGCAGGAAGCTGTTTGCGGTGTAGCATTTCGCCCTTTTTCAGGTCGGTCACATCGACTTCGATCGCTTCAGGAAGGTCCTTCGGGTTGCAGCGGATGGTCACATTTTTAACCGACACATTTAAAACGCCCCCTTCGGTTTTTACTCCGTAAGCAACGCCCTTGGTGCGGATTGGCACCTCGACGGTCATGACCGTATTTTCGTCTACCTCATTGAAGTCGACATGGATGAAGCGGCGTGAGATGGCGTCGAGCTGGGCGTCCTTGATGATGGTCTTTTTGGAAGAGTCGCCATCGTTGATTTGAATGAACGCTGCGCTGCCAGCAATATCGAGGTAGAGCTTTTTGAAGTCACTCTCGCTGACTGAGAGACTCGTGTTACCGGACTTGCCATAGACAATCGCGGGAATACGGCCTGAGGCACGTAAACGCCGCGAGCTCCCGCGACCTGCGGCCTCTCGTTTCTGTACGTTTAGTGTAAGTTCTTTCATGATGTATGAACATCCCTCGTCATGAGGGAAAGCCTTCCAACCTGATGTCTTGCACGCTTCTGGCAATCATCAAATGCCTTAAACACGCGAAAACTACGAGTATGACGCCCAAAACCATTGACAAGGTGGAAGCCATGCACTTGCTTTTGACATCCATTACTCAGTGGCTCAGCGGGATTAATCACTCAGCTTCTTAGTCTTCTTTCTAACTTTTCAACTTTTGCCCAGTAGCTCAGCGGTAGAGCAGGTGACTGTTAATCACTTTGTCGCTGGTTCGATCCCAGCCTGGGCAGCCAATTTCAGTTTCGGCAGGAGTCACGTCCTGACACACTGTTTCGCACTTAACCTCCTAATAACCAGGAGTTTTTTGTTTCCGCAGCCTGCGCGTTTGTGACAGCGCATGACTGCGAAAATTATCGTTTCTATGAATTTTTAGGTTATCGCGCTTTTTTCGTTTATATCGATCTCCAGATCCTCTGTGCACGATCAGATAAGATGTCCCAATACTCGGCTTTTCGGCTGTTTGAGAGGTAGCTTCTTGCGATCAAGTCTTTGAAAGTCGGCATCGCCGATTCCAAGT
Above is a window of Opitutales bacterium DNA encoding:
- a CDS encoding aminoacyl-tRNA hydrolase; amino-acid sequence: MHPVRAIAGLGNPGPEYVQTRHNIGFELIDLFAARHNGSFKENKKAEALVSKVSMDGQKITLIKPLTFMNRSGKSIGHLARYFKWLPEQIAVVYDDITLDLARIKLSMQGSAGGHNGVADILSRFGNGFVRVRIGIGSKTHPDMDLADYVLGQFGDSDRKQIEAHYDHYLQAIDSLIQRGPEATMSQFNQKPKS
- a CDS encoding 50S ribosomal protein L25; protein product: MKELTLNVQKREAAGRGSSRRLRASGRIPAIVYGKSGNTSLSVSESDFKKLYLDIAGSAAFIQINDGDSSKKTIIKDAQLDAISRRFIHVDFNEVDENTVMTVEVPIRTKGVAYGVKTEGGVLNVSVKNVTIRCNPKDLPEAIEVDVTDLKKGEMLHRKQLPALEGVKYPGDPASVILAVTSAS